A portion of the Chaetodon trifascialis isolate fChaTrf1 chromosome 7, fChaTrf1.hap1, whole genome shotgun sequence genome contains these proteins:
- the atn1 gene encoding atrophin-1 isoform X1 codes for MKTRTHKESMPMRSGRRRGASEERRGRRPHPSPTRPERSDRQTQRGAGEELAGNRFSRRSQGHDSSESEGEELVSPPKRQKVQDSASAPNPPTSTHSTDSSAPSTVPPPTSVASQSRESDNEDGQSQGSRSSVVGSLANSSSSLSSGRDIDQDNRSSSPSLSASPLGSLDSDSDGPDSPKQGEREREKGKEGGAGKVAGEDRRTLREGRGEESCGDGEKRDVDARIEDCPSIKPPATPCSSSGLTPSLRGAGDSSNDGNSGRKSYFSLDSKLMCKVEYGGPTGVDGALSGNRMNSKASTQCVTKTTISGGDFSHNSPNLPHSLPPPLPPPPALKPLELGGQNLPAEVKTERDKIEKADKLLDKAQSTPPSLLPQTGPQPQSQSQPQTQPSTHPHHYSSTSWQGGTATGCQGSWGYTRYPGNHHPHQSQHQPPVQQQQLPSVYNPPSSRHSSSHPSYLPHPHPHPHREYLPRYAGGGGDRERGAAGERERGVRGECGGREINREFSAPIGNSSNNSSGGNSNNTCGGITGSNSIQGREFGGLSVGQNREFQASGRDGPNLGSERRDFGPAFRDRERERERERERDTGREFPLPNQNQSRDFGPNGTGGGHPRDKDGGRWGEFGGQTREVVGNSNPNNNSIPQGNPPSSTSGLPVTPMLNRDPPASPQNNPNHPSHSSLPPHPHPHPPNSSNRDFPPPMDQAQAPSSGTDHFHREYPSTGGKDFPAGAPPSSGTNREYLSPPGVTPNIGREYSGPGGAHHAHPTHPHYQSGPRDRERDSNMRESALYQNRGGPNQPPALSPSSSSSHHGHPPNAPYPPPPPQPPLPPPQTSHNQPPPSGMAPSVRPPHYQSSTQTPPTPLSPLPSPSTNQMGGFASFPPGSSSGPNMPLPGPGVSSSCSPGCRPSPFHGTLNSHPPFSGTYHSNGNSGSSLANSNSNSNAPNSSNTNSQSLSPQNVSKGPPPLSNSANNNSISTPASGSSLPVGDGHLDSGPPPTPVIKEEPIEEREDIESPPPVLRSPSPEPKPVDIPIHASQSARFHKVLDRGSGNSCARSDVLFVPLDGSKLWKKRNEVIERARREVEQRARDLREKERERERERERELDRHLQQQKDVNSAGGGRQGSSLFFPSSSSIILDPSSSSSSSSVNSVSHPAPHPQHHPSHPHAHLPPAHHLHPTLAHSIPHSLLLPSMGGATTVVGPQGALGIGLGGPYLGPDTPALRTLSEYARPHAMSPLGAGSRGQTHHPQVHHGHPHVHPSFFLPQFQNHALAHPHHLPTDAATAAAILGFLYGGSLEGGPGVGGHAGVTGGPIPGGIGGAGLGGVGFPHAVAAHRDRIKPGFEFKSDERVYPPGSIPDPAALALAHSHSHHVHANAQAHAHSLLLGGGAVGANEVSLYGTPPPPAPAGPPHLQNPNLAPVTRPPNPPAPQSLSNPPPSSLLPPSLPSHPSSAPPAAPPAPPGPAAPPPVPPPPAPPTSNAASLHHPVPHSSFPSSLSSHLPPAPAPAAPPETYPTPTRSPASYERDRSGERERERERDRATLPTFGDRERERERERERGGSGGGGGGGGGSGGGTGGGGAGENLGRLQMLNVTPHHHQHSHIHSHLHLHQQDTATGGVHPLMDPLASGSPLARLPYPGATLGTPILAHPLTDSEVLRQQLFGEEKAPRPCAPFRDLPQPSSLTAPMSAAHQLQAMQQAQSAELQIQRLALEQQWIHHHHHHSLTQDEYYSHLKKESDKTL; via the exons atgaaaacaagGACACACAAAGAATCG ATGCCCATGCGCAGTGGGCGACGGCGGGGGGCAAGTGAGGAGAGAAGGGGTAGACGCCCTCACCCCAGCCCCACTCGGCCTGAACGCAGCGACAGACAGACG CAAAGAGGTGCTGGTGAGGAATTGGCTGGAAATCGCTTCAGTCGCAGATCACAAGGGCATGATTCATCAGAGAGTGAGGGGGAGGAACTTGTGTCTCctccaaagaggcagaaagTTCAG GACTCGGCCTCTGCCCCAAACCCTCCAACATCAACACACTCGACTGACAGCTCGGCTCCTTCCACTGTTCCACCTCCAACCTCAGTTGCCAGCCAATCCCGTGAGAGTGACAACGAAGATGGCCAATCCCAGGGCAGTAGGAGTTCAGTTGTAGGGAGCCTGGCCAATAGCAGCAGTAGTCTGAGCAGTGGGCGGGATATAGACCAGGACAATCGTTCCTCATCCCCAAGTCTCTCTGCTTCCCCTTTGGGTAGCCTGGACTCTGACTCTGATGGCCCCGACTCACCAAAgcaaggagagagggagcgggagAAAGGCAAGGAGGGAGGAGCGGGGAAGGTGGCAGGAGAAGATAGGAGAACACTacgagaggggagaggggaggagtcctgtggagatggagaaaagCGGGATGTGGATGCACGAATTGAAGACTGTCCGTCTATTAAGCCCCCCGCCACTCCATGCTCTTCTTCTGGTCTGACTCCCTCTCTCCGTGGAGCAGGGGATTCATCAAATGACGGCAATAGTGGGAGGAAGTCGTATTTCTCCCTGGACTCCAAATTGATGTGTAAAGTTGAGTATGGTGGACCGACGGGTGTTGACGGTGCACTCAGTGGCAACAGAATGAATTCCAAAGCCAGCACGCAGTGTGTGACCAAGACAACTATCTCGGGTGGAGATTTTTCCCACAACAGCCCCAACCTTCCCCATTCTttgccccctcctcttcctcctccacctgccctGAAACCCTTGGAGCTCGGGGGACAAAACCTGCCTGCTGAGGttaagacagaaagagacaaaatagAAAAGGCAGACAAACTCCTGGACAAGGCTCAGTCCACTCCTCCTTCACTCTTGCCACAGACTGGCCCTCAGCCACAGTCCCAGTCCCAGCCTCAGACCCAACCCTCCACCCACCCTCACCACTACAGCTCCACCAGCTGGCAGGGTGGCACAGCAACTGGTTGCCAGGGCAGCTGGGGCTACACCCGTTACCCTGGAAACCACCACCCACACCAATCACAGCACCAGCCcccagtgcagcagcagcaacttcCCTCTGTTTACAACCCTCCGTCCTCTCGCCACTCCTCCTCCCACCCCTCTTACCTCCCCCAtcctcacccccacccccacaggGAGTACCTTCCCAGGTACgctggagggggaggggacagagagaggggggctgcaggagagagggagaggggagtgaGGGGGGAGTGTGGGGGGAGGGAAATCAACAGGGAGTTCTCAGCTCCCATTGGCAACAGCAGTAACAATAGTAGTGGGGGTAATAGTAATAATACTTGTGGTGGGATCACAGGGTCCAACAGCATCCAAGGCAGGGAGTTCGGGGGTCTTTCAGTGGGTCAGAACCGGGAGTTCCAAGCTTCTGGGAGAGATGGACCTAACTTGGGTTCTGAAAGAAGAGACTTTGGTCCAGCTTTCAGagacagggaaagagaaagggaaagggaaagggaACGGGATACAGGGAGGGAGTTTCCTCTGCCAAACCAAAACCAGAGTAGAGACTTTGGCCCCAATGGAACTGGAGGGGGGCATCCCAGAGACAAAGATGGGGGCAGATGGGGTGAGTTTGGGGGCCAGACAAGAGAGGTTGTAGGCAACAGTAACCCAAACAACAACTCCATCCCCCAGGGAAACCCCCCAAGTTCAACCAGCGGGCTACCTGTCACTCCCATGCTGAACCGAGATCCACCTGCATCCCCTCAAAACAACCCCAATCACCCTTCCCATTCCTCTCTGCCCCCACACCCCCACCCACATCCCCCAAACTCATCCAACCGAGACTTCCCTCCTCCCATGGACCAGGCACAAGCCCCCTCCTCCGGAACAGACCACTTTCACAGAGAATATCCATCCACTGGAGGAAAAGACTTTCCCGCTGGGGCACCTCCTTCCAGTGGCACAAATCGAGAGTACCTCAGCCCCCCTGGGGTGACTCCAAACATAGGACGAGAGTATTCAGGGCCTGGAGGAGCCCATCACGCCCACCCAACTCACCCCCACTACCAGTCTGGGcctagagacagagagagagactcaaaCATGCGAGAGTCTGCCCTGTACCAAAATCGTGGAGGCCCAAATCAGCCTCCTGcactctctccttcctcctcttccagccATCATGGACACCCTCCAAATGCTCCTTatcccccaccaccacctcagcCTCCTCTACCCCCGCCTCAAACCTCCCATAACCAGCCACCCCCATCAGGTATGGCACCCAGTGTACGTCCCCCACACTACCAGTCCTCCACCCAGACTCCCCCAACACCCCTATCTCCATTACCCAGCCCATCCACAAATCAGATGGGAGGCTTCGCATCTTTTCCCCCTGGCTCCTCCTCTGGGCCCAACATGCCACTTCCTGGGCCAGGTGTATCATCCAGCTGTTCACCTGGATGTCGCCCCTCTCCTTTCCATGGCACTTTGAACAGCCACCCTCCATTCAGTGGAACATACCACTCCAATGGGAACAGTGGCAGTAGCTTGGCCAACAGCAATAGCAACAGTAATGCGCCCAATAGCAGCAATACCAACTCGCAATCACTCTCGCCTCAAAATGTCTCAAAAGGACCTCCACCTCTTAGTAACTCagccaacaacaacagcatttcAACCCCTGCTTCTGGTTCTTCACTCCCTGTTGGTGACGGACACTTGGATTCAGGCCCTCCTCCCACACCTGTTATCAAAGAGGAACCAATAGAAGAAAGGGAAGACATTGAAAGCCCACCACCCGTGTTGAGGAGCCCCTCTCCTGAACCCAAACCTGTGGACATTCCCATCCATGCCAGCCAGTCAGCACG GTTTCACAAGGTCCTTGACCGTGGCAGCGGGAATTCCTGTGCCCGCAGCGACGTCCTCTTTGTCCCGCTGGACGGTTCCAAACTGTGGAAGAAGAGGAATGAGGTGATTGAAAGGGCACGCAGGGAGGTGGAGCAGCGGGCCAGAGAcctaagagaaaaagagagggaacgAGAGAGGGAGCGTGAGAGGGAACTGGATCGACATCTACAG cagcagaaggatgTCAACTCCGCTGGAGGGGGTCGCCAgggctcctctctcttcttcccctcctcaTCTTCTATCATCCTCGACCCTtcgtcttcttcctcatcttcctcggTCAACTCTGTCTCCCACCCTGCCCCTCACCCACAGCATCATCCCTCGCACCCGCATGCTCACCTTCCTCCAGCACATCATCTTCACCCAACCCTCGCTCACTCTATCCCCCATTCCCTGCTCCTGCCATCCATGGGTGGGGCAACAACAGTAGTTGGCCCTCAGGGAGCCCTGGGAATAGGTCTGGGAGGTCCATATCTGGGCCCTGACACTCCAGCACTGAGAACTCTGAGCGAGTATGCTCGCCCTCATGCGATGTCTCCACTGGGAGCAGGAAGTCGTGGACAGACACACCACCCACAAGTTCACCATGGCCACCCCCATGTCCATCCCTCATTCTTCCTTCCTCAGTTCCAGAATCATGCTTTAGCCCACCCGCATCACCTGCCAACTGATGCAGCTACAGCTGCTGCCATCTTGGGCTTTTTGTATGGTGGCAGCCTTGAAGGGGGTCCAGGTGTTGGAGGCCATGCTGGGGTTACAGGAGGCCCCATACCTGGAGGGATTGGGGGTGCGGGGTTAGGAGGAGTTGGCTTTCCGCATGCTGTGGCTGCACATCGGGATCGAATAAAGCCAGGATTTGAATTTAAGAGTGATGAGCGGGTTTACCCACCAGGGTCCATACCTGATCCTGCAGCTCTTGCCCTTGCTCACTCTCATTCACATCATGTCCATGCCAATGCCCAAGCGCATGCACACTCTCTGCTCCTTGGAGGAGGTGCAGTGGGCGCTAATGAGGTGTCACTCTATGgcactcctcctcccccagctCCTGCTGGCCCCCCACACCTCCAGAACCCGAATCTGGCACCAGTAACTCGACCTCCTAACCCTCCTGCCCCTCAGTCCCTGTCCAATCCACccccttcatctctcctcccaccctctctcccctctcaccCATCATCTGCACCACCGGCTGCCCCTCCAGCCCCACCAGgccctgctgctcctccgccagttcctcctccacctgctccaccgACCTCCAACGCTGCCTCACTTCATCACCCAGTCCCCCATTCTTCTTTTCCCAGCTCCCTGTCCTCTCATTTGCCACCAGCCCCTGCCCCAGCCGCTCCTCCTGAGACCTACCCCACTCCCACTCGCTCTCCTGCCTCTTACGAGCGAGACAGGAGTGGAGAAAGAGagcgggagagggagagagacagagcaactTTGCCCACCTTTGGggacagagagcgagaaagagaaagggagagagaaaggggaggaagtggtggaggcggaggaggaggagggggaagtggaggaggaacgggtggaggaggtgcaggagagAATCTGGGGCGTCTTCAGATGTTAAACGTGACACCTCATCATCACCAGCATTCACACATCCACTCACATCTTCACCTGCACCAGCAAGACACAG CGACGGGCGGGGTTCACCCCCTGATGGACCCGTTGGCGTCGGGGTCTCCTTTGGCACGCCTCCCTTACCCAGGAGCCACACTAGGCACCCCCATCCTGGCTCACCCCCTCACTGACAGCGAGGTGCTCCGCCAACAGCTGTTCGGTGAGGAGAAGGCTCCTCGTCCAT GTGCTCCTTTCCGTGACCTGCCCCAGCCGTCCTCCCTCACTGCCCCTATGTCAGCAGCCCATCAGCTCCAGGCCATGCAGCAGGCCCAGAGCGCAGAGCTGCAGATCCAGAGACTGGCCCTGGAACAACAGTGGAtacatcaccatcaccaccactcCCTCACCCAGGACGAGTATTACAG TCACCTGAAGAAAGAAAGTGACAAGACCCTGTGA
- the atn1 gene encoding atrophin-1 isoform X3, translated as MKTRTHKESMPMRSGRRRGASEERRGRRPHPSPTRPERSDRQTQRGAGEELAGNRFSRRSQGHDSSESEGEELVSPPKRQKVQDSASAPNPPTSTHSTDSSAPSTVPPPTSVASQSRESDNEDGQSQGSRSSVVGSLANSSSSLSSGRDIDQDNRSSSPSLSASPLGSLDSDSDGPDSPKQGEREREKGKEGGAGKVAGEDRRTLREGRGEESCGDGEKRDVDARIEDCPSIKPPATPCSSSGLTPSLRGAGDSSNDGNSGRKSYFSLDSKLMCKVEYGGPTGVDGALSGNRMNSKASTQCVTKTTISGGDFSHNSPNLPHSLPPPLPPPPALKPLELGGQNLPAEVKTERDKIEKADKLLDKAQSTPPSLLPQTGPQPQSQSQPQTQPSTHPHHYSSTSWQGGTATGCQGSWGYTRYPGNHHPHQSQHQPPVQQQQLPSVYNPPSSRHSSSHPSYLPHPHPHPHREYLPRYAGGGGDRERGAAGERERGVRGECGGREINREFSAPIGNSSNNSSGGNSNNTCGGITGSNSIQGREFGGLSVGQNREFQASGRDGPNLGSERRDFGPAFRDRERERERERERDTGREFPLPNQNQSRDFGPNGTGGGHPRDKDGGRWGEFGGQTREVVGNSNPNNNSIPQGNPPSSTSGLPVTPMLNRDPPASPQNNPNHPSHSSLPPHPHPHPPNSSNRDFPPPMDQAQAPSSGTDHFHREYPSTGGKDFPAGAPPSSGTNREYLSPPGVTPNIGREYSGPGGAHHAHPTHPHYQSGPRDRERDSNMRESALYQNRGGPNQPPALSPSSSSSHHGHPPNAPYPPPPPQPPLPPPQTSHNQPPPSGMAPSVRPPHYQSSTQTPPTPLSPLPSPSTNQMGGFASFPPGSSSGPNMPLPGPGVSSSCSPGCRPSPFHGTLNSHPPFSGTYHSNGNSGSSLANSNSNSNAPNSSNTNSQSLSPQNVSKGPPPLSNSANNNSISTPASGSSLPVGDGHLDSGPPPTPVIKEEPIEEREDIESPPPVLRSPSPEPKPVDIPIHASQSARFHKVLDRGSGNSCARSDVLFVPLDGSKLWKKRNEVIERARREVEQRARDLREKERERERERERELDRHLQQQKDVNSAGGGRQGSSLFFPSSSSIILDPSSSSSSSSVNSVSHPAPHPQHHPSHPHAHLPPAHHLHPTLAHSIPHSLLLPSMGGATTVVGPQGALGIGLGGPYLGPDTPALRTLSEYARPHAMSPLGAGSRGQTHHPQVHHGHPHVHPSFFLPQFQNHALAHPHHLPTDAATAAAILGFLYGGSLEGGPGVGGHAGVTGGPIPGGIGGAGLGGVGFPHAVAAHRDRIKPGFEFKSDERVYPPGSIPDPAALALAHSHSHHVHANAQAHAHSLLLGGGAVGANEVSLYGTPPPPAPAGPPHLQNPNLAPVTRPPNPPAPQSLSNPPPSSLLPPSLPSHPSSAPPAAPPAPPGPAAPPPVPPPPAPPTSNAASLHHPVPHSSFPSSLSSHLPPAPAPAAPPETYPTPTRSPASYERDRSGERERERERDRATLPTFGDRERERERERERGGSGGGGGGGGGSGGGTGGGGAGENLGRLQMLNVTPHHHQHSHIHSHLHLHQQDTATGGVHPLMDPLASGSPLARLPYPGATLGTPILAHPLTDSEVLRQQLFGAPFRDLPQPSSLTAPMSAAHQLQAMQQAQSAELQIQRLALEQQWIHHHHHHSLTQDEYYSHLKKESDKTL; from the exons atgaaaacaagGACACACAAAGAATCG ATGCCCATGCGCAGTGGGCGACGGCGGGGGGCAAGTGAGGAGAGAAGGGGTAGACGCCCTCACCCCAGCCCCACTCGGCCTGAACGCAGCGACAGACAGACG CAAAGAGGTGCTGGTGAGGAATTGGCTGGAAATCGCTTCAGTCGCAGATCACAAGGGCATGATTCATCAGAGAGTGAGGGGGAGGAACTTGTGTCTCctccaaagaggcagaaagTTCAG GACTCGGCCTCTGCCCCAAACCCTCCAACATCAACACACTCGACTGACAGCTCGGCTCCTTCCACTGTTCCACCTCCAACCTCAGTTGCCAGCCAATCCCGTGAGAGTGACAACGAAGATGGCCAATCCCAGGGCAGTAGGAGTTCAGTTGTAGGGAGCCTGGCCAATAGCAGCAGTAGTCTGAGCAGTGGGCGGGATATAGACCAGGACAATCGTTCCTCATCCCCAAGTCTCTCTGCTTCCCCTTTGGGTAGCCTGGACTCTGACTCTGATGGCCCCGACTCACCAAAgcaaggagagagggagcgggagAAAGGCAAGGAGGGAGGAGCGGGGAAGGTGGCAGGAGAAGATAGGAGAACACTacgagaggggagaggggaggagtcctgtggagatggagaaaagCGGGATGTGGATGCACGAATTGAAGACTGTCCGTCTATTAAGCCCCCCGCCACTCCATGCTCTTCTTCTGGTCTGACTCCCTCTCTCCGTGGAGCAGGGGATTCATCAAATGACGGCAATAGTGGGAGGAAGTCGTATTTCTCCCTGGACTCCAAATTGATGTGTAAAGTTGAGTATGGTGGACCGACGGGTGTTGACGGTGCACTCAGTGGCAACAGAATGAATTCCAAAGCCAGCACGCAGTGTGTGACCAAGACAACTATCTCGGGTGGAGATTTTTCCCACAACAGCCCCAACCTTCCCCATTCTttgccccctcctcttcctcctccacctgccctGAAACCCTTGGAGCTCGGGGGACAAAACCTGCCTGCTGAGGttaagacagaaagagacaaaatagAAAAGGCAGACAAACTCCTGGACAAGGCTCAGTCCACTCCTCCTTCACTCTTGCCACAGACTGGCCCTCAGCCACAGTCCCAGTCCCAGCCTCAGACCCAACCCTCCACCCACCCTCACCACTACAGCTCCACCAGCTGGCAGGGTGGCACAGCAACTGGTTGCCAGGGCAGCTGGGGCTACACCCGTTACCCTGGAAACCACCACCCACACCAATCACAGCACCAGCCcccagtgcagcagcagcaacttcCCTCTGTTTACAACCCTCCGTCCTCTCGCCACTCCTCCTCCCACCCCTCTTACCTCCCCCAtcctcacccccacccccacaggGAGTACCTTCCCAGGTACgctggagggggaggggacagagagaggggggctgcaggagagagggagaggggagtgaGGGGGGAGTGTGGGGGGAGGGAAATCAACAGGGAGTTCTCAGCTCCCATTGGCAACAGCAGTAACAATAGTAGTGGGGGTAATAGTAATAATACTTGTGGTGGGATCACAGGGTCCAACAGCATCCAAGGCAGGGAGTTCGGGGGTCTTTCAGTGGGTCAGAACCGGGAGTTCCAAGCTTCTGGGAGAGATGGACCTAACTTGGGTTCTGAAAGAAGAGACTTTGGTCCAGCTTTCAGagacagggaaagagaaagggaaagggaaagggaACGGGATACAGGGAGGGAGTTTCCTCTGCCAAACCAAAACCAGAGTAGAGACTTTGGCCCCAATGGAACTGGAGGGGGGCATCCCAGAGACAAAGATGGGGGCAGATGGGGTGAGTTTGGGGGCCAGACAAGAGAGGTTGTAGGCAACAGTAACCCAAACAACAACTCCATCCCCCAGGGAAACCCCCCAAGTTCAACCAGCGGGCTACCTGTCACTCCCATGCTGAACCGAGATCCACCTGCATCCCCTCAAAACAACCCCAATCACCCTTCCCATTCCTCTCTGCCCCCACACCCCCACCCACATCCCCCAAACTCATCCAACCGAGACTTCCCTCCTCCCATGGACCAGGCACAAGCCCCCTCCTCCGGAACAGACCACTTTCACAGAGAATATCCATCCACTGGAGGAAAAGACTTTCCCGCTGGGGCACCTCCTTCCAGTGGCACAAATCGAGAGTACCTCAGCCCCCCTGGGGTGACTCCAAACATAGGACGAGAGTATTCAGGGCCTGGAGGAGCCCATCACGCCCACCCAACTCACCCCCACTACCAGTCTGGGcctagagacagagagagagactcaaaCATGCGAGAGTCTGCCCTGTACCAAAATCGTGGAGGCCCAAATCAGCCTCCTGcactctctccttcctcctcttccagccATCATGGACACCCTCCAAATGCTCCTTatcccccaccaccacctcagcCTCCTCTACCCCCGCCTCAAACCTCCCATAACCAGCCACCCCCATCAGGTATGGCACCCAGTGTACGTCCCCCACACTACCAGTCCTCCACCCAGACTCCCCCAACACCCCTATCTCCATTACCCAGCCCATCCACAAATCAGATGGGAGGCTTCGCATCTTTTCCCCCTGGCTCCTCCTCTGGGCCCAACATGCCACTTCCTGGGCCAGGTGTATCATCCAGCTGTTCACCTGGATGTCGCCCCTCTCCTTTCCATGGCACTTTGAACAGCCACCCTCCATTCAGTGGAACATACCACTCCAATGGGAACAGTGGCAGTAGCTTGGCCAACAGCAATAGCAACAGTAATGCGCCCAATAGCAGCAATACCAACTCGCAATCACTCTCGCCTCAAAATGTCTCAAAAGGACCTCCACCTCTTAGTAACTCagccaacaacaacagcatttcAACCCCTGCTTCTGGTTCTTCACTCCCTGTTGGTGACGGACACTTGGATTCAGGCCCTCCTCCCACACCTGTTATCAAAGAGGAACCAATAGAAGAAAGGGAAGACATTGAAAGCCCACCACCCGTGTTGAGGAGCCCCTCTCCTGAACCCAAACCTGTGGACATTCCCATCCATGCCAGCCAGTCAGCACG GTTTCACAAGGTCCTTGACCGTGGCAGCGGGAATTCCTGTGCCCGCAGCGACGTCCTCTTTGTCCCGCTGGACGGTTCCAAACTGTGGAAGAAGAGGAATGAGGTGATTGAAAGGGCACGCAGGGAGGTGGAGCAGCGGGCCAGAGAcctaagagaaaaagagagggaacgAGAGAGGGAGCGTGAGAGGGAACTGGATCGACATCTACAG cagcagaaggatgTCAACTCCGCTGGAGGGGGTCGCCAgggctcctctctcttcttcccctcctcaTCTTCTATCATCCTCGACCCTtcgtcttcttcctcatcttcctcggTCAACTCTGTCTCCCACCCTGCCCCTCACCCACAGCATCATCCCTCGCACCCGCATGCTCACCTTCCTCCAGCACATCATCTTCACCCAACCCTCGCTCACTCTATCCCCCATTCCCTGCTCCTGCCATCCATGGGTGGGGCAACAACAGTAGTTGGCCCTCAGGGAGCCCTGGGAATAGGTCTGGGAGGTCCATATCTGGGCCCTGACACTCCAGCACTGAGAACTCTGAGCGAGTATGCTCGCCCTCATGCGATGTCTCCACTGGGAGCAGGAAGTCGTGGACAGACACACCACCCACAAGTTCACCATGGCCACCCCCATGTCCATCCCTCATTCTTCCTTCCTCAGTTCCAGAATCATGCTTTAGCCCACCCGCATCACCTGCCAACTGATGCAGCTACAGCTGCTGCCATCTTGGGCTTTTTGTATGGTGGCAGCCTTGAAGGGGGTCCAGGTGTTGGAGGCCATGCTGGGGTTACAGGAGGCCCCATACCTGGAGGGATTGGGGGTGCGGGGTTAGGAGGAGTTGGCTTTCCGCATGCTGTGGCTGCACATCGGGATCGAATAAAGCCAGGATTTGAATTTAAGAGTGATGAGCGGGTTTACCCACCAGGGTCCATACCTGATCCTGCAGCTCTTGCCCTTGCTCACTCTCATTCACATCATGTCCATGCCAATGCCCAAGCGCATGCACACTCTCTGCTCCTTGGAGGAGGTGCAGTGGGCGCTAATGAGGTGTCACTCTATGgcactcctcctcccccagctCCTGCTGGCCCCCCACACCTCCAGAACCCGAATCTGGCACCAGTAACTCGACCTCCTAACCCTCCTGCCCCTCAGTCCCTGTCCAATCCACccccttcatctctcctcccaccctctctcccctctcaccCATCATCTGCACCACCGGCTGCCCCTCCAGCCCCACCAGgccctgctgctcctccgccagttcctcctccacctgctccaccgACCTCCAACGCTGCCTCACTTCATCACCCAGTCCCCCATTCTTCTTTTCCCAGCTCCCTGTCCTCTCATTTGCCACCAGCCCCTGCCCCAGCCGCTCCTCCTGAGACCTACCCCACTCCCACTCGCTCTCCTGCCTCTTACGAGCGAGACAGGAGTGGAGAAAGAGagcgggagagggagagagacagagcaactTTGCCCACCTTTGGggacagagagcgagaaagagaaagggagagagaaaggggaggaagtggtggaggcggaggaggaggagggggaagtggaggaggaacgggtggaggaggtgcaggagagAATCTGGGGCGTCTTCAGATGTTAAACGTGACACCTCATCATCACCAGCATTCACACATCCACTCACATCTTCACCTGCACCAGCAAGACACAG CGACGGGCGGGGTTCACCCCCTGATGGACCCGTTGGCGTCGGGGTCTCCTTTGGCACGCCTCCCTTACCCAGGAGCCACACTAGGCACCCCCATCCTGGCTCACCCCCTCACTGACAGCGAGGTGCTCCGCCAACAGCTGTTCG GTGCTCCTTTCCGTGACCTGCCCCAGCCGTCCTCCCTCACTGCCCCTATGTCAGCAGCCCATCAGCTCCAGGCCATGCAGCAGGCCCAGAGCGCAGAGCTGCAGATCCAGAGACTGGCCCTGGAACAACAGTGGAtacatcaccatcaccaccactcCCTCACCCAGGACGAGTATTACAG TCACCTGAAGAAAGAAAGTGACAAGACCCTGTGA